The genomic DNA GTAGCCCTCCCCTCGCCCGAGCGCCAAGGCTCCGTAACGCAGCGGCAGCCTCCCTTGAGGCTCCGTCCGACGGCAAGCCCATTCCCGATGTTCCGGGCGCTGCGGATCGGCCGAGTCGCAGCGCCCGGAAGGCGCGCGCCTATGCGGCAGCGGCCTGCTTGGATTTGGCCGTATGGGATGCGATCAGATCCATCAGCTCCGGCGAAAGACAATCGTAGGGCTCGAGGCCGAGCTCTCTCAGGCGCGCCCGCACTTGCGGCATCTGGGCCGGATCGGCGCCGGACTCGATGACCGATGACACGAACGCCGCGAATCCCGGCGCTGCCCACCCTTTTTCGGGCGAGAGTTCCGTGTGGATGAAGTCGAGTCCGTAGAAGGGATGGTTGGGGTTTTCGATCCGGCCGAACATGTGGACGCCGCAAACCTTGCATGCGTGCCGCTGAATCGTGGCAGTCGGATCCACGACCTGAAGCTTGTCCGCGTTCGCCGTAACGGTCACGTTTTCGCGCGGCACGACCGCAACCATAGCGAACAACGCGCCATTCGGCTTCCAGCACTTGGTACAGCCGCACATGTGGTTGTGAGCGCTGTTGCCCTTGATCTCGACGACGACTGGATCGTCGGCGCACTTGCACTTAAGCGTGCCGCCGGCAAAGCTGGGATCGCCGGGGGTTACGCCATTATCGACGGCAGGATGAATCGAGAGAGACACTGTCATTGAACTCTCCTTCGTGCAGCGGAAGTCTGGTCCACAGACCGGCACAGCTTATCACAGGGAGCGTCCACGCTGCAGACGAAAAAAGAGATCAAGACAAATGCCGCAGGCGCTGCACTTGCGGCACCCGCACGCTTTCGGGCTGGTTTAGCCGAGGCGCTCGGCGTGCCAGCGCAGGTGATCCTCGATGAAGCTCGCGATGAAGAAATAGGAATGGTCGTACCCCTCCTGCCGGCGCAGGGTGAGCGGCTGGCCCGCCCGGGCGCAGGCCGCCTCCAGAAGCTGCGGCTTCAGCTGGCTCTCGAGGAAGCTGTCGGCCGTCCCCTGATCGACCAGGAGATCGGGCACGCGGGCACCGCGCTCGATCAGCGCGCAGGCATCATAGTCGCGCCAGGCGGCGCGGTCGGAGCCGAGATAGTGCGACAGGGCCTTCTCGCCCCACGGGCAGTTCATCGGCGCGGCGATCGGCGCGAAGGCCGAGACCGCCTGGAAGCGCCCGGGATTGCGCAGGGCGATGGTGAGCGCCCCGTGGCCGCCCATGGAATGCCCCATGATGCCCTGGCGGTTCATGTCGGCGGGCAGGCTGTCCGCCACCAGGGACGGCAGCTCGCGTTCGAGATAGGAGCGCATGCGGTAGTTCTGCGCCCAGGGCTCCTGCACGGCGTCGACGTAAAAGCCGGCGCCGAGGCCGAAATCGTAGGCGCCCTCGGGGTCGTCCGGCACACCTTCGCCGCGCGGGCTGGTGTCCGGCGCGACGAGCAGGAGGCCGAGCTCCGAGGCCATGCGCTGCGCGCCCGCCTTGACGGTGAAATTCTCTTCCGTGCAGGTCAGGCCCGACAGGAACCACACCACCGGCACCTGGCCCGTTTCGGCCTGCGGCGGCACGAAGGCGGCAAGCCGCATCGGCGTGCCGGTCGCCTGCGAGACGTGCCGGTAGACGAACTGCGTGCCCCCGAAGGAGCGCGATTGCGAGACGGTCTCGAAGCTCACCTCATCGCCTCCTTGATCAATACACGATCACGGAGCGGATCGACTTGCCCTCGTGCATGAGGTCGAAGGCGGTGTTGATCTCCTCGAGCGGCATCTGATGGGTGATCAGGTCGTCGATGTTGATCTTGCCCTCCATGTACCAGTCGACGATCTTGGGCACGTCCGTGCGCCCGCGCGCGCCGCCAAACGCGGTGCCCTTCCAGACCCGCCCGGTCACCAGCTGGAACGGCCGCGTGGCGATCTCCTTGCCGGCCTCCGCCACGCCGATGATGATGCTCTCGCCCCAGCCGCGATGGCAGCATTCGAGCGCCTGGCGCATCACGTCGGTGTTGCCGGTGGCGTCGAACGAGAAGTCGGCGCCGCCGCCGGTCAGGTCGACGATCGCCTGCACCACCTTGTCGGGGCCGATCTCCTGCGGGTTGACGAAGTCGGTCATGCCGAACTTTTCCGCCATCGCGCGCTTGCCCGGGTTGAGGTCGACCCCGATGATCTTGTCGGCCCCGACCATGCGCGCGCCCTGGATCACGTTGAGGCCGATGCCGCCCAGGCCGAACACCACCACGTTGGCGCCCGGCCACACCTTGGCGGTGTAGAGCACCGCCCCGATCCCGGTGGTCACCCCGCAGCCGATATAGCAGATCTTGTCGAAGGGCGCGTCCTCGCGCACCTTGGCGAGCGCGATCTCGGGCAGCACGGTGAAGTTGGCAAAGGTCGAGCAGCCCATGTAGTGGAACACGGTCTCGCCGTCGCAGCGGAAGCGGCTCGTGCCGTCGGGCATGACGCCCTGGCCCTGCGTGGCCCGGATCGCGGTGCACAGGTTGGTGCGGCGCGACAGGCAGGATTTGCAGTTGCGGCATTCGGGCGTGTAGAGCGGGATGACATGGTCGCCGGGCTTGAGCGTGGTCACGCCGGGGCCGACCTCGCGCACGATGCCGGCGCCCTCATGGCCGAGGATGGCCGGGAACTTGCCCTCGGAATCGAGGCCCGAGAGGGTGTAGGCGTCGGTGTGGCACACGCCCGTGGCCATCACCTCGACCAGCACCTCGCCGGCTTTCGGCCCCTCCAGCCGGATCGTCTCAATCGTCAGAGGCTTGCCAGCCTCCCACGCCACTGCAGCTCGCATGTCCATTGCATTCCTCCCTTGGTTCTGCCCGCAGCGCTCCCGTGAGGCCGTCGGACCTTCGAGAATAATCGGCCGAGTCCGAAGTTGCTCCTCCTTGGCAGGTCCGGCTAAAGATGGGCCTGGATGCTCCGTGCGATCTCAAGGAGCCGCTGCTCCAGGAGAACCGGCGTTTCACAGACGGAGCTGAGCGCCTGAGATCTCTCCTCGAAAATCCGCTTGTCCCATTGGAAGCGGATTTCGATGTCCTGAATCTCCTTCACGGGTTCGGCGCCGGGCTCGTCCTTTGCGGCGGTGATCTCGTCGGCCTCCGCGCGAATTCTCTCGGCAAGCTGCTCCTGACCGCGGGCATAGCGCTCGATACCGGCGATGACGCGAGACCGTTCCGTGTTGACGATCTCGAGAGCGCCCGCGAACACACGGGTGAGGCGCTCCGCCTTCCGCTCGCCGGTCTGCTCCGCGAATGCCTCGACCAAGGCGTCGATCTCGTCCGTCCGCGTGCGGCGCGAAGCCAGACGCTGGGCCAGCGCTGCCGCTTCCGGGTCCCCCTGCCAGGATCCGGCCTCCTCAAGGTCTGGCCCCGACCACACCGTGCTGGCCGCCACCACCGGCACCTTCTGCTGGACACAAGGCCACGCGGAATCCGAAGGAGACTGTGCCCACGCGGCAGGACAAAGTCCCGCACTCACGATTGCCACGCCACACCATGAGAAACGCCTCATGCCAACTCTCCCGGGGGCCCGCCGCGACGGGTCATGACACCGCGCGCAGGATCATACGCCACAACGGCGAGCAGAAAGAAGATGATTGTCGCGGAGGCAACAACGAGCAGCGCGACCGGCTCGAAGGAGCCATAGAGTGCGTGGCGGACCAACTCGACCGCATGCGTGAACGGGTTCACCCGGCAGATCAGGTAGAGCGCCTCGCTGGATTCCCGGATGCGCCAAAGCGGATAGAGGGCGGAGGACGCAAAGAACATCGGAAAGATCACGAAGTTCATCACGCTGGCGAAGTTCTCGAGCTGACGGACGAGCGACGACAGGAACAGGCCGATCGCGCCGAGCATCAGCCCTGACAGCACAAAGGCCGGAAGCGCAGTCAGATAGCCGATCGGCGGGATCTCGACCTCCCAGAAATGGGCGATCGCGAGAAAGACATAGACCTGAGCGAGAGACACCAGAACGCTCGCGGCAAGCTTGGCCAGCAGGAGAGACCAGCGCGGAAACGGGCTGGTGAGAAGAACCCGCATCGAGCCGACTTCGCGGTCGTAAACCATGGACAGCGACGACTGCATGCCGTTGAAGAGCTGGATCATGACCGCGAGACCAGGGACGACATACACCTCATAGAGGACATAGGTCTCGTATGGAGGCATGATCGAGACCCCGAGGATACTGCGAAACCCCGCGGCGAAGATGAAGAGCCAGACGAGCGGCCGGACCAGGGCTGAGAGAAAGCGCCCTCGCTGATTGAGGAAGCGCAGGAACTCCCGCCGCGCAATGCCCCCGAAGCAGGTGATGTAGCCGGCGGGACCGAGCCTGCCGCCGCCGACCGTCATATCGCTCATGCGTTCTCCTTGATCCGTCTGTCGCTCGTCAGCCTGCGGAACGTGGCGGTGAGGTCGCCTTGCTGCGCGATCGTCCGGACAGGTCCGCTCGCGATCACCCGGCCCTCGTGGAGCATCACGAGATCGTCGTCGGAGTCGACTTCGTCGAGCAGATGAGTGGCCCACAGAGCCGACAGGCCATCCTCGCGCACGAGCCCCCGGATATCGGCAACGATGTCGGATCGCGACGCCACGTCGAGCCCGACCGTCGGCTCGTCGAGCAGCAGGAGGCGCGGCCGATGGACGAGGGCGCGGGCGATCTCGGCCCGGCGGGCCTGACCGCCCGACAGGTTCCGCACCTTGTCGTCCATTCGCTCGGCAAGACCGACCCGCTTGAGAAGCATGACGCAACGTTCCTGCGTCTGATGCCTGGTGATTCCGTGGAGCGATGCGTGATAGACGAGGTTCTGGAGGATCGTGAGGTCGGGATCGAGAGTTCGGGTCTGAAACACGATGCCCAGACTGGCAAGCGCCCGTGACGGATCCTGATGAATGTCGCAGCCGAAGACCCGCACGGTTCCGGTGCGGCTGTGATAGAGCCGCGTGACGATCGCGAAAAGCGTCGTCTTGCCGGCTCCGTTGGGACCAAGGAGCGCCACGACACGGCCTTGCGGGACATGCAGGGAGACGTCCCGGAGGACCTGCCGTTTCCCGAACCAGTGGCTCACGTTCTCGACACTCAGAGCAGCGACCCGATGATGGGGCGTCTGATCCGGTCCGGCATTTCCCGCGATTGCGTCCATCGCACGCGCTCCTTACTCCGGCGTCACGGCCACGCCCCAGGGGGCCCGTCCGACGCCGATGCTCTTGACGACCCTGAGCTTCTCGACGTCGATCACCGAAACATCGTTGGAGACGCCGTTCGTCGCGAAGAGGAGCTTGTCGTCGGGCGTGAAGGCAAGTTGCCACACGCGCTGGCCGACAAGCAGATACTTCTCGACCTCGAGGGTGTCCGTGTTCACCACAGCCACCCGGTTGGCCGGACCGAGCGCCACGAAGGCCCTGCTGCCATCCCGGGTCAGTCTCACGCCGACCGGCTGGATGGCTTCCTTCGGGAGGCCCGGAATCCTGAAACCGATCTTCTTGACGATCTTGCGCGTCTCCGCATTGATGACGCTGACCGTGCCCCCCAGTTCGGATGAGACCCACAGCATCTTGCCGTCCGCCGAGAACTCGGCGAAGCGCGGCCTTGCGTCGACGAGCACATTGTCGAGGACCTTATAGGATTGCGTGTCGATGAAGTGAGCCATGTTGGTCGTTTCAGAGGTGTTCACGAGCACCTTGCCGTCGGGGCTGACGCCCATTCCTTCCGGCTCGACCCCCACGGGAACCTCTTTCACGACGATGTTTTTTTCGATGTCCAGGACCGTCACCTGGTTGTCGTCCTCATTGGCGATGTAGAGCGGATTTCCGGCCGGATGCAGGGCGAAGAGTTCGGGGTCCGCTCCCGATTTCAGGGAGCGCAGGATCTTGAAGGACTTGGTGTCCATGACGTCGATCCTGTTGTCGTCGCTGGCGCAGATCAGGAGGTTCTTCCCATCCTTTGTGATGAGGATTCCGCGCGGGCGGCGCCCGACCTTCACCGTGGAGACGACCCGAAGCCCCTCCGAGTCGATCACCGTGACCGTGTTGTCCTTTTCGTTGGAGACGAACACCGTATAGGCACGAGCCGTGCAAGGAACGAACCCGATGAGGATCAGGATGCAAGCCGCATAGACGCTGGACAACTCGAACCTGCAGGTCATGGGTCTATTCCCTATCACGGCATCGTCACATCCGGCATTCGCTCTCGGGCTCGTCGATCCCCAAGGTATCGAGGGGCGTTCGCTGATGAAGAAAGCCGTTTTCCGGAGCGACCGACACGAGGAATCTCGGCTGCACGACAAGAATCGGCTGGCGGAGCTGGTGATCCCATGACCGGAAGCTTACGGACACTCCCTTGTAGGCAGGCAATCCGAACTGGGGATCCAGTATCATCCTGCCGATATCCGCCGGGTCCGCCCCGGCACCCTGCGTGATCGCCTCGCCGACGGCCCGAACGGCCATCCAGGTTTGATAGTCCAGCGGTCGCATGGGACGGTTCGCCATCCGTCGGAAGCGGTTTTGCGCCTGCGCGGCCCCCCACGCCTCGAGCGTCGGATGCCACGTGGTTGCCGTCAGCCCTTGCGTTCCGGCAACGATCAGCGGCTGCCAGGTTCGGTACGGCAGATAATCGCCGAAATCACCCGCCTCGTCCGCCACCACGAGAACCTGATAGTCGACGTCACGCGTGAAGACGAGCGCCTCCGCCGTGGTCGGCGCATCGGCCTTTGCACGGGCAAGGGGTCCGAACTCCCAGGGCCGTTCGGCCACGACTGACAGTCCGAGCTTTCGAGCCGATCGCTTCATCGCATCCGCGTAGAGCCGGTCGCCTGCTTGGGGGCCTGTGACCAAGAACACCCTCGACCAGCGCCGGAAGGCGAGAAACTGCGCCAGGGCATCCGTCAGCATTGCCCGGCTCGGAGCGACGTGCAGCACGTTCTTGCGACAATCGGAACCGCGCAGCCGGTCATCGGTCGCCCCGACATTGAACACCAGGGCCGACTGATCCTTCAAAGCATCGGCCACCGCCAGAAGCTCGGAGGCCGGCAGATTGACGATCAGGACACGAATGCCCTCCTCGACAAGCGTCCGGGCCTTGGCAACCGGATCTTCGTTTTCGGCAAGCCAAGCTTCGACGAGGCTGTAGTGTTGACCCGTGAATGCCCCGGTCGTGTTGTTGTCCCGGACCGCTAGGCTGCCCCCGGCGAGGCCCTCGTCCTCAGGAGTCGGATCGATCTCGTAGGAAGGGGGTGCGGGAGGCTGGTAGGCCAGATAGGCCATCCTCACATCGACGGTCTCGGCGGCCTCGGGCGAACCGGCCCAAAGAAGGACCAGCGCAGCTGCGAGCCGGCAAAACCAATGCAGCAGCTTGAGCGGACGATCCTGAAAAGTCGTATGTTCGAGCACAGCCGCGGCGCCCTTCTCCGAGTGCTGTACAATATTCGATCCGCGGTCGAACATCCATGGGCTCTTTGGGGGCTTCGACGGCGGATGGAGACCGGCCACCCATGCTCATACGGTAGCGTTCTGCCGGGCATGCGCATGACACATATTTTCGCGGCGCAGCTCGCCCTTTACGGCCGATCACGCGTTGTTTCGCGAACGGCTCATCCAAGGGGAGCGGAAGAGTCTTGAAGAGTCTTGGAGACAGTCGATGCTGGTGTTGATGACCATTTGCCTCCTGAGCGCCCCCCAGAGTTGTCGCGAGGAGCGGCTGACCTTCTCATACGAGGACGCGAGCTACATGGGCTGCCTTGTCCATGCACAATCAACGCTCGCGGAATGGCAGCAAAGCCATCCTGCCTGGCGGATCAACCGTTGGCGTTGCGTGCCGCGCAATGCGGTTGATGTTCCGATCTGACCGTTCCAGCGTTGCGACGGATGGCAGTCCAAGCCGGGTGCCGAGGCAGTCATGTCGCAGCCCCCGCCGGGGGGAATTCTGCTTGCTTCGGCTCGCGGATTTCAGCATAGTTGGTTAGGATCTTGGCGCAAAACCGCCAAGTCGACGCCCGCGGCTCTCCTGACGAAGGACCGCGTGGCGAG from Microvirga sp. TS319 includes the following:
- a CDS encoding ABC transporter ATP-binding protein; protein product: MDAIAGNAGPDQTPHHRVAALSVENVSHWFGKRQVLRDVSLHVPQGRVVALLGPNGAGKTTLFAIVTRLYHSRTGTVRVFGCDIHQDPSRALASLGIVFQTRTLDPDLTILQNLVYHASLHGITRHQTQERCVMLLKRVGLAERMDDKVRNLSGGQARRAEIARALVHRPRLLLLDEPTVGLDVASRSDIVADIRGLVREDGLSALWATHLLDEVDSDDDLVMLHEGRVIASGPVRTIAQQGDLTATFRRLTSDRRIKENA
- a CDS encoding ABC transporter substrate-binding protein, producing the protein MFDRGSNIVQHSEKGAAAVLEHTTFQDRPLKLLHWFCRLAAALVLLWAGSPEAAETVDVRMAYLAYQPPAPPSYEIDPTPEDEGLAGGSLAVRDNNTTGAFTGQHYSLVEAWLAENEDPVAKARTLVEEGIRVLIVNLPASELLAVADALKDQSALVFNVGATDDRLRGSDCRKNVLHVAPSRAMLTDALAQFLAFRRWSRVFLVTGPQAGDRLYADAMKRSARKLGLSVVAERPWEFGPLARAKADAPTTAEALVFTRDVDYQVLVVADEAGDFGDYLPYRTWQPLIVAGTQGLTATTWHPTLEAWGAAQAQNRFRRMANRPMRPLDYQTWMAVRAVGEAITQGAGADPADIGRMILDPQFGLPAYKGVSVSFRSWDHQLRQPILVVQPRFLVSVAPENGFLHQRTPLDTLGIDEPESECRM
- a CDS encoding S-(hydroxymethyl)glutathione dehydrogenase/class III alcohol dehydrogenase, whose translation is MDMRAAVAWEAGKPLTIETIRLEGPKAGEVLVEVMATGVCHTDAYTLSGLDSEGKFPAILGHEGAGIVREVGPGVTTLKPGDHVIPLYTPECRNCKSCLSRRTNLCTAIRATQGQGVMPDGTSRFRCDGETVFHYMGCSTFANFTVLPEIALAKVREDAPFDKICYIGCGVTTGIGAVLYTAKVWPGANVVVFGLGGIGLNVIQGARMVGADKIIGVDLNPGKRAMAEKFGMTDFVNPQEIGPDKVVQAIVDLTGGGADFSFDATGNTDVMRQALECCHRGWGESIIIGVAEAGKEIATRPFQLVTGRVWKGTAFGGARGRTDVPKIVDWYMEGKINIDDLITHQMPLEEINTAFDLMHEGKSIRSVIVY
- a CDS encoding YVTN family beta-propeller repeat protein; this encodes MTCRFELSSVYAACILILIGFVPCTARAYTVFVSNEKDNTVTVIDSEGLRVVSTVKVGRRPRGILITKDGKNLLICASDDNRIDVMDTKSFKILRSLKSGADPELFALHPAGNPLYIANEDDNQVTVLDIEKNIVVKEVPVGVEPEGMGVSPDGKVLVNTSETTNMAHFIDTQSYKVLDNVLVDARPRFAEFSADGKMLWVSSELGGTVSVINAETRKIVKKIGFRIPGLPKEAIQPVGVRLTRDGSRAFVALGPANRVAVVNTDTLEVEKYLLVGQRVWQLAFTPDDKLLFATNGVSNDVSVIDVEKLRVVKSIGVGRAPWGVAVTPE
- the fghA gene encoding S-formylglutathione hydrolase, with the protein product MSFETVSQSRSFGGTQFVYRHVSQATGTPMRLAAFVPPQAETGQVPVVWFLSGLTCTEENFTVKAGAQRMASELGLLLVAPDTSPRGEGVPDDPEGAYDFGLGAGFYVDAVQEPWAQNYRMRSYLERELPSLVADSLPADMNRQGIMGHSMGGHGALTIALRNPGRFQAVSAFAPIAAPMNCPWGEKALSHYLGSDRAAWRDYDACALIERGARVPDLLVDQGTADSFLESQLKPQLLEAACARAGQPLTLRRQEGYDHSYFFIASFIEDHLRWHAERLG
- the gfa gene encoding S-(hydroxymethyl)glutathione synthase, with product MSLSIHPAVDNGVTPGDPSFAGGTLKCKCADDPVVVEIKGNSAHNHMCGCTKCWKPNGALFAMVAVVPRENVTVTANADKLQVVDPTATIQRHACKVCGVHMFGRIENPNHPFYGLDFIHTELSPEKGWAAPGFAAFVSSVIESGADPAQMPQVRARLRELGLEPYDCLSPELMDLIASHTAKSKQAAAA
- a CDS encoding ABC transporter permease encodes the protein MSDMTVGGGRLGPAGYITCFGGIARREFLRFLNQRGRFLSALVRPLVWLFIFAAGFRSILGVSIMPPYETYVLYEVYVVPGLAVMIQLFNGMQSSLSMVYDREVGSMRVLLTSPFPRWSLLLAKLAASVLVSLAQVYVFLAIAHFWEVEIPPIGYLTALPAFVLSGLMLGAIGLFLSSLVRQLENFASVMNFVIFPMFFASSALYPLWRIRESSEALYLICRVNPFTHAVELVRHALYGSFEPVALLVVASATIIFFLLAVVAYDPARGVMTRRGGPPGELA